The Andrena cerasifolii isolate SP2316 chromosome 14, iyAndCera1_principal, whole genome shotgun sequence genome contains the following window.
AGTAAGCACAGTACTTAAGaatgatttaaaatataaatacgtaTGTGTATGTTTGTGTTCGACTGTGTTTTTCTGTATGTTTGACTATACATTAGTTTTGTTCAAAAGAACACaaaaaatacgacaaaataaaataattcctaaaacacaaaaataccaaaaataataaataaaaacatggaaaaagagaaaaaaagaagaaaaggtgATATAACAAATTTCTGCGTCTACGTCGTCAGCTCTGGGTAACGTTAAAAGAAagttctctgaatttttatatgtGATCGTTCGTTTGGGTCAGTAAAACTGCCATGtaggtaaaatattttatatatgttaataatatatattatataatatatatatataatacataatataaaatatattaactcTTTTaactttattatatattatatattatatattatatattatatattatatattatatattatatattatatattatatattatatattatatatttatatatttatttatttccaaatTTTGATCATGAAAAATATCTGTTAAATATACCCGCGCGGAATACACGAAATCCCAAAAATTTCTGTACAATTAAATTATCTATTATCAATATTTCTCTGATGATTAATTTCATTCCCGAAGAGTACAAAGACTTTCCAATCTACGGAATTCTTTTCTCTACGCTTCCCACGCACACTGCAATCGTAACAAAGGAAGGGAAATTCGTGAAAAGCATTTCTCGTTACGGAACTCgtgattaaatttattttaccatTGCGCGATATTTGCAAATCATCGAATCTTCGCGGAGCTTTTATTGCAATTTCTGTAGTAATATTCGAacgtgaaaaaatttgaaatattgtgGTTCACCTGGCACGGGGTGCAGTGAAATTCAAGGCGCGCCGTTTCGCGTTGTTCCCTTCCGGGATCTGACTATTAAATTATCTTCTTTATCGCCGCAATAATGCCCGGATAATATCTCGCCgggaaattgtagaaaaaacacACGCACTGCTACACATTGTCGGCGATAAAAATGTTCGAACGACGCGGACGAGGCTCGCGGTCGATATTCAGCGCGAAGTTGGCAACGCATGCGCTTCGATTGCGCTCAGCTCGAGGCAACTTCAGCGCGGTCCACAGTGGCAGTCTGGCAGCTGGGTGGGGAGGGCTCTTTGGTGAATAAAACCTTGTGTTCTTTGTTCTTAAACAGAAAGTCTCTTCGATGTAAATAACCGAAGAACCATCACTCCCCGAGGAACTAGAAGGACATGTAAGTACCCACGAATTTCACGCGCGTTCCATCGAAATTTATGTTCAAACATCGTGACGTATCCTCGAATGTCACTCGCACCTTCCACGAATCCATATTTCACAGCCACGCTACATTACGACATTGAATTTCCACGAACCGCACTTTTATCTCCACATCTCGCTCCATTGCTCTTTTAACCGTCCTTTTCTTCGCTTAACAACATAACCTCTATCGAGCTTCATCGCTGCACAGTATCCTCTGCGTTCCACTCTAGTATCCACTCCATCGCATCGAATTGCTGCTGGCCTAACTCAGGCTCTCGCCGCTCCAAGCGATCGTACAAAATAGGCTTTTCTTCGTTGCAGTTTAACAGATCCTCGAGATGTCGACGTCTGCGATATACATTTTAGACGTGAAGGGGAAGGTTCTGATCTCACGCAACTATCGCGGGGACATAGAGACGGGTGTGATAGAAAAGTTCATGCCCCTCGTGATGGAGCGGGAGGAGGAGGGCAATCTGACTCCGATAATACAAACTACCGAGTGTACATACGCGTACATAAAGTACAACAACCTGTACATAGTCTCGACTACTAAAAAGAACGCGAATATTTCGTTGGTATTCGTGTTTCTGCATAAACTGGTTCAAGTTATGCAGGAGTACTTTAAAGAATTGGAGGAAGAGAGCATAAGGGACAACTTCGTTGTCATTTACGAGCTGCTGGACGAGTTAATAGATTTCGGTTACCCTCAGACTACGGATAGCAAGATCTTGCAGGAGTACATTACCCAGGAAGGGCACAAGCTTGAGATTCAACCGCGTATTCCCATGGCCGTGACCAACGCGGTGTCTTGGCGATCGGAGGGTATAAAGTATCGTAAGAACGAGGTGTTCCTCGACGTGATAGAGTCTGTGAACCTTCTGGCTAATGCCAATGGGAATGTGTTGAGCTCCGAGATAGTGGGTGCCATAAAAATGAGAGTGTACCTGTCCGGAATGCCAGAGTTAAGACTGGGTCTTAACGACAAGGTTCTGTTCGAGTCTACAGGCCGTGGGAAGTCCAAGTCAGTAGAATTGGAAGATGTTAAGTTCCATCAGTGCGTGAGACTGTCTAGATTTGAAAATGATAGAACGATCTCCTTCATACCTCCCGATGGAGAGTTCGAGCTGATGTCGTACAGACTGAATACTCACGTGAAGCCTCTGATATGGATCGAGTCCGTAATCGAGCGACACGCCCACAGCAGAGTTGAATACATGATAAAAGCAAGGTCGCAGTTTAAGAGGCGCTCCACAGCCAACAACGTAGAGATAGTAATTCCAGTACCGAACGACGCGGACTCCCCGAAATTCAAGACTACTATCGGTAGCGTCAAATACTCCCCAGAACAGAGTGCCATAACTTGGTTCATTAAATCATTTCCGGGAGGAAAGGAGTACTTGATGAGGGCACACTTCGGCCTGCCCTCGGTCGTGGGAGAAGACGTAGAAGGGAAGCCACCGATACAAGTGAAGTTCGAAATCCCCTATTTCACCACGTCTGGCATCCAAGTGCGCTATTTAAAGATTATCGAGAAGAGCGGCTACCAAGCGCTGCCCTGGGTACGGTACATTACGCAGAACGGGGACTACCAATTGAGGACGAATTAAATAAAGATGAATTGGCGGCGCACGGACAGGTCTAAGATTGTACGAGCTCTGATCGATAACCCAGAAGCGAGAACTAGTCGGTTTGCTACGCTTAGTACGCTTCCAAACGTTTAAAGCTAACATTCTAGCCATTTTCACAACTCGTTTGTGATCGATACCGAAAGTCGCGGTGTACGGAATACAGGAATATTAATTAGAGTTCTGCAGTATTCAGCAATAATTCCTCAAGATTAGCGTTCGTTTGACAGAATGGCCTTAGTTCCAATATTCAGCTGATATCCAATTTTATACATACATAGGAATCCCATAATATGTGTTTAGAGACATTTACGTAATCTTCTTTCATGTTCTCGTGAATCACGTGGAAATGCAATGTACTTAATTCATTGGATGTGCGTATCGTTGGACGGTACGCCCTTGTAATAATATCACTCGTGTTTTCTGTATACAGGGTTCATTATATTTTCCATTAAACGTTAGTTGAACGTCAGAAGTTGTAAATATGTTGAAGACCGTTGTATACCCAGACATTCTCATGGAGTTGTTAACAAGTTAGTAGGCGTTCTTTGTACTAATTTAAGCTCTGATAGTATTACGTCAGAATTACTATTGTATATCAGTATCACAATAGATATAACATTGTTATTATTGTATATCAATGTATTAGTAACTTAAGATCTTAAAGAgatgtattaaatttttaatggaaacCATCTATGCGCCTTTTATTATCCCAATCAAGCCAGGTGCCTTTTAATTCACCACTCCCACGTCTATCTTTCAATTTTCCTCTTTCCACCCGTGTTACACATCTGGGAACGTGGCATCGGGTTTACGAAACCCCGTCCGAGGCCCCACGAAACGAAGGTATCACAAATTCCGCCACAGAGTGCGCGGAGACTGACGTCACCGGTCTATCAGTCGATCTTGCGAAATCGTCCGCCTTGAAGAAGTGGTAAGTACCCCACGAGGTGACATTAAATCGCTGCAAGATGGAGACGGAGAACCCCGATTAAATCCAAACGCTGCCACGGGCCTTTTTACTCGCGCAGCTAGGAGACACCGGTCACGGTATGCAAATTTCCGTCGGGGGACGAGCGTAATAATTTTATGGAAATTGCTGGTCCTGCAAGGAATTTCGAGCGAAACGCATCGGCCGAAGGGCGCGCAAGCGTATCAGGAGGGGATGAAAAACAGGGTGCATCGGATGCACCGCGATCAAAGTGGCCTATTCCCATGCAAGGGGGTAGCaggcatatacatatttcttacaCTAATTCAGTGTCCCCTTCGTGGTGTCTTCTTCCTAAATTGCTTATTCCGTTCAGTGTCTCCGCGATGTGAAAGTAGTTCCCAAGGAAATTTCCAGAGAAATTCCACGTGACTTTTCTACAATCCGAATTCTACTACTACCCCTTAATTCCAATTAGTAACCACGTACCAGTGATTAAGGTCGCTAAACATCGATATCCATTTCGTTCATCCAGAGCTTGCCCCCTTTATATCTCCGTGGATATAAATTCGAGTTGGATGATTTACAAAAGCCACTTCGCGCCCGAAAATTCGACCAACAACCCTCAACGCCAGGCTGTTCGCAGCCCGACATAATTCTTCGCGGTGGCAATAAATATTCCACGGCGTctatttcctttttctccttttgcCACCCCCTCACGGTCGCTTTGCATCCGGAATTTATGCGTATCAATTCGCGGCAACGGCCACGACGCCGGCCGGTATTTACGATAATGCATTTATCCGAAATTTCCGTCGATGGGATGAGTTCATATGGtgtatatgtaatatatatatatacacagacagacgtatgtatatgtgtatatacatATCGCCAGTCTTCGGGGCCGAGATCTGATCAATAAAGGTCAATGTATCCCACCCCCTCTGCAAGTTCTCCGCGCGGGGGTAAGAGCAATTTTCAGCTTATCGGATCGCTCGCGCGGGGGATGCTTCAAAATCTATACGTACACGGTATATAGAAATTCTTTATTACCCGGAAGCGTAATTTATAGTAGGGCGCGTTTATCGTGGCGTGGAGCTATATTGACGTATACGCGCTATAAATTTCGTTGTGCCTTCTTTCCAGCCGGCCGTCCACGAGTTCCCCAAGACCGATAACCCGATATTCCAGGCTCCAGCGAAGTAATTAACGAAACCCAAAACTAATCTGTGGCTGTAGGCGTGCGTGCTCGCGTGTCAATTAACGTTGCCCAACGTGATTGCTTCCCTTGCGTAACGCCGACGCTTCGCGGAGCATTTCGACGAGATGGCAAGGTAAAAATTCAAGTACaccttttcattttatttttttaatgtttctgaTAATGCTATGCGGGATATATTACGCTTCAGCTTCAGACAGACTATAATTTGCATAATAATTGAGAGACTACTGTTATTGGGGCGTGGGAATCTCGAAGATACTGTGTAAATTTATAACAGTGTAGCCTATGAACTTTCCCCTGTAAGAATTATATTTGCAAAGGTGGTTCCACTTTGGGAGCATTTTAAAAGATGCAACTTCCAAGTCTACGAAATACCTGCATCcattttttaaaagcattaatTCTAAGATTAGATCCTTCAAGGAGGTACCCATCTCGTAGAAGAAGGTCCAAAGAATGCGCTGATATTTTTTACCAAAGACTAACCCGTAGTTAATGTCACCGAAGGATAAACAAAGTCGAAAGCCAGTTTGCGAAAGCTCTTCGGGAATGAACAACCCTTAACGGGCAAGACGATCCGTCAAAAAGGGAGTTTCGGAGGAAGGAATCTTTCCCTCGCGGTGTTCCGTTAATAGAAAAAGCAAATTTATCGGCTGCACCGCCGGCGTCGAGGAAATTCGAGTCGAAATCAGGGGTTGGGGCGCGGGGCGACAGGGATTGCACGCGAGCTCCTTGGGCGATTCTCTTGCGTTCTTGCTTCCTTAGGGCGTCTCGTTCGATCGGTCCCCGTAGGGCGAAGGGATTCGAGAGATTCTGGAGAGGCCGATTTAAAGTTGCGCCTGAGATCCTGTCGCGAAAATCCACGGGAGACATCTCGTCGTCTCCGCCGCAGGATATTAAAACTTTCGCAGAGAATATATATAGCCGCTGTCAACTCGACTGGATACGTCGCGGGTACAGGGGGGTGGTAGTATAAAAATTCGACTCCAAGTGTACGGGGAGAAAAAAGGGTATCCAAAGTTTCTAGCCCCTCGGGTTCGGGTGGGCGCGAAGCTATCGTCTGGCAGGGACTCAGGCTTCGTGTTTGTGGAAATTTCACTTAGGAGTATCAGTTGATTCAATACACGGGATTGGCTTCTATTTTGCTGTGGTAAGTTTGGGTGGATGGTTTTCCGACACAATGTGTCTTTGAGGAAGGAAATCCTGTATGATGTACTAGATGGACATATCtacagtagggtggctcttattttcgacttctgaattttCGTCGCgacaccccccagaatagtaccaaataataaaataaatctgtgtaaaatttgagcctgatcggataaagggaaaacgtgcccctgggcccttgaacatttaaataattatttaatagctcacaaagtcgattacTCTAGGTACGAAGAAGAAAAAGCAAGGTACTGGCTTTCGTAATAACCTTTGAGCCACTTGTTCTGTCGTAGAACTTGCAATTTCGTTAGGGTCGATTAATGGTCGTGGTTTCCAGGTGTGTGTGTGCGAAGGCTGATCTAATTAAATGTAACTGAACAAAGCGAATAAATAGGACACTCTGTGCAGCAGGGTTTTTGGTGGAACTTGTATTAATTACGCAGTCGCATTTGAGAGGCAGCAAATTGGCACATATCGCGTCGTTGTAATGTGAGCGTACTGCGCGCCAATTTGAGGGTTAATTTGACTGGCGCGAGGTGTAAATCGCGCGCGAGGTGCCGTCAAACGACGTCCCTAATTCCGGGCTCCATTGAATTACAGAAATATGAATCGTAAAACCCGCGGATAACTTCCGCGCTGTCTGGTGTATACCCGCGGAAATACGTTCAGGAGGAGTTTGCTGTTCGTAATTCAACTGGAGTTTATGCTCCTTGTGTACAAAGCGTTAGCGAGAAGTTACACCGTAGAAATACTCCGTTATGAATCGCGAAAGTTATCCGTTTCCTGCGGAAGCGGTACGCGCGCATACGTTTCGCGGATCGTGCCTGACACGCGGCAGCGTTTTGTGAATATAAAGCCGTACAAACTCGCTGAAAAATCGCTTCAGGACCTGTTCTAAATTCTTCAGAAAAGTAGGGACGGTATGTCATGTACGAGTACGTCGAAAATGTGGGGGACACTTTTCTCCTAAATGTTAAATGGGATCGCTGCTAATTCTGTGCATTTGTTGGAAGTCTTCACTGTTCTTAACAAATTTCATTGCGAACAATTTTTAAGATAATGCACGTGCGAAGAGTTATAAAGGAATTAATTTCATACGTCGCGTTCTGCGATCGCGTCTGACCACGTACGGTATTGTTCCACTTACTCGCGTACCACCGGATGCGCGACTCAATGTCAATCACAATTCTTTACATCTGTATCATTTTAAACATACATTGTACTGAAAAGTGTGTCGGGTAACAGTCGCTCGAAGTACCACAAGCTTCTCAAAGGAATACTTTACAAATTCCATTAAAGACTCCAGTTACACGGTCCAAAGTAGTCTGAACCTTTCCTCTTCAGACGAAACCAAATCTCCCTtcgtataataaatttaaaacagaaaaaatcCCGCAAGAGATGCATCGAAATACTCCATATAAACGAGAGGAGAGGCAGAAAAAGTAGAGAGGAAGTAAGGAGACTTGGTTACTAAATTGAGAACCCGTCCAAAGTGAAACACTCTGACAGAAACATTTGAAAATCGACTCGACTCACAATCAGAGGCTCCGCATAaactttaattataattttccgGCGGGCTGAACAAATTTCAAAGCCTTTCGTATCGAAAGTTCCGCAGACCTGGCGCGTATGTTGCGAGCGGTTTTtgaagtttctttcaatctgtGCCAGTTTCTGCGCGGGGCTTTAACGAACTGGGACAGCGAGTGAATGTCAAAGCGTGCGGCGGCGCGTAAATTAAGCGACGTTCAGTTTACAGGGTCGTTCTTGAGGGACGCCTCTCGTCCCCTAAATGCGCGCCGGCGATAAATAAAAGTATACGTTTAGGTTTCGAATGGCGCGGCACTGGCTGAAAGCGGGGCCGCTCGCCGGGCGGGATGAAAAGAGTTTATGCACGCGTGCTTGGGCGTGTAAAATCCTGGGGAGAGGCTAGCCTCTGCAGCGAGATCCTGAAATTAACGGGGACCTCCTCCGAAAAAAGGCTGGCCTTTGCCAGCGCCCCAGAAGGAAACCAGACCGCCTTGAAAGTGCTGGAAAAATGCGCTTCCAACCGACTCTCCCAAAACACCCGTCGAAAGAAACGAACATCCTAATTCCCTGCCACCCGATTGCAACCTCGTTTCCGTAGAATCTCTGCTTTCGGAGCTCGCTGGCCGAGACTCTCCGCATTGAAGCTATCCTCGCGAGCGCTGGATTATTTCTCGGCTCTGTGTTTCGCCTGATTTCGAATTCATCCTCGATCTACAACTTCGCAGTCGAGTTTCTCAATTGGGAAGAAGATACTTATGCTTCGCTGGGACGGATAAATGTGTTTGCGGTTGGACGTTCATCCGAGGAATATGAAATTGTCCTCGTCGACCGAGGAAAAGCGATACCGAGGAAAAGCGAGTCGTGGCTTTCCTCGAAACGAGATTCCGAATTACAGGATGTCCTGGGAAAAAGCAGCATTTACCGGAGTCGTTTAGGAGAAAGCGTGGCCCGTCCCCTGCACGAGTACAGCCGCAAATCCCGCGCACCCCATTGACTTATCTTTCGGGCGAGAAAGAAGAGTCGAAAGGGATGGGTGTTAAAGGTTCGACTGTGGAGGGTGATGTCTGGCCTCGAGGGTGGCTAGAGTGACAAAACGCCACCCCTTCGGGGAAGACCGCGGGATCCGTCATTGGCTTCGAGCCAATCGGGCCTCCTTGTTTTCGCCCCCTGACTTCGACATCTGATTGCAAATTACCATCCGCGCGAGACGACACAGGGCTACCCAGGGGTTGCTCCGCTGTATCCTCATCAAAGATCGATGCCTGTCGGAGTGGTTTGCTTAGAGACGTAGCTAGATTTCGGTTGGGCACTGGCGCGACTTAGAAAATACTAAGTCCCAGAAAGATAATTACCATTTATATTTTCGCGAGACCGTGATTAATTCTAATTCCACTTCGAAGCCCTCAGTTGCCATAAAACTTAAACCGAAACACCAAGTAGCAGCTGAATTTCACCCCGGAGGGGGGAAGACGCGAGCTCGCCCAGGAATTGGGATATTAAGAAGACGACGAACCGCCGGCGTCCGCCGGAACTAACGCGAGCCCTCGCGTTTTCTCGACGCGACAGGGCCGCGCAGCCACCGCGAGCATCGGGGAATGCAAATAGAGCGTAGTTTGGAGACGGCGCTCGTCCCTTCGGCGTTAAGCTCGGGGGGTTAATGCATTCGAGTATCGCGGGCGCTGGCGTACGCGCGCGTATGCAAATACGCGGCGAAGAGGCCGTCGCGCAACACGCGGAACGCAGTAGTAATGTCAATCCCCTCGATTGTTGGCGTTCCAACCCCCGTTATGCAGATAAATACGAGGCGAACGACGCCCACCGGGGGGGTAGCGCGACAATATTGCGAATTATATGGGCCGACGATAATTTCCGGCTGCTGCGGTAACGAACGGACGCTTGAGAACGAGGAGGGACAGCGGGCGGGGGAGGGCGCAATTTCCAGAAGCTTTTCGATGTTTCGAGCGCGACGCAGTCGAAACGAAAGCAAGTGGCTGCTCGAGCCCCACTTTCGAGGCTAGCCCTGTCATCCTGTTTCTCGTCTATTGGGGCAAATCTGGGGGCAAACACTTCTATCGTTCAAACAGACAGGCAAGTCGACGCGAT
Protein-coding sequences here:
- the Ap-1mu gene encoding adaptor protein complex 1, mu subunit — encoded protein: MSTSAIYILDVKGKVLISRNYRGDIETGVIEKFMPLVMEREEEGNLTPIIQTTECTYAYIKYNNLYIVSTTKKNANISLVFVFLHKLVQVMQEYFKELEEESIRDNFVVIYELLDELIDFGYPQTTDSKILQEYITQEGHKLEIQPRIPMAVTNAVSWRSEGIKYRKNEVFLDVIESVNLLANANGNVLSSEIVGAIKMRVYLSGMPELRLGLNDKVLFESTGRGKSKSVELEDVKFHQCVRLSRFENDRTISFIPPDGEFELMSYRLNTHVKPLIWIESVIERHAHSRVEYMIKARSQFKRRSTANNVEIVIPVPNDADSPKFKTTIGSVKYSPEQSAITWFIKSFPGGKEYLMRAHFGLPSVVGEDVEGKPPIQVKFEIPYFTTSGIQVRYLKIIEKSGYQALPWVRYITQNGDYQLRTN